A window from Hemicordylus capensis ecotype Gifberg chromosome 2, rHemCap1.1.pri, whole genome shotgun sequence encodes these proteins:
- the TICAM2 gene encoding TIR domain-containing adapter molecule 2: MGNSSSKKTSSRFPRNRMKDNSACTQQRYFKQKPKVCELPLYKEASGHTGAQEAHSSNEEAGEIFYRFVILHADDDVEEAVRVQDLLQNEFCIKPGIVFAEMPSGRHVLENLQEAVNGSAWTIILLTENFLKELWCEFQFHASLFNALTTPHKCNTVIPMRPRNNPLSKERIPFILQTINALHEESPGFSEQVKQTFQESRYRQQQAVWRNEKKKEEP; the protein is encoded by the coding sequence ATGGGAAACAGTAGCTCCAAGAAAACATCTTCACGTTTTCCAAGAAACAGGATGAAAGACAACTCTGCATGTACACAACAGAGATACTTTAAGCAAAAGCCCAAGGTGTGTGAACTGCCACTGTACAAAGAAGCCAGTGGTCATACTGGTGCCCAAGAAGCTCACAGCAGCAATGAAGAAGCTGGGGAGATATTTTACAGATTTGTAATTCTTCATGCTGACGATGATGTAGAGGAAGCTGTTAGAGTCCAGGACTTGCTGCAAAATGAATTTTGTATTAAACCGGGTATAGTCTTTGCTGAAATGCCTAGTGGTAGGCATGTGTTAGAAAATTTACAGGAAGCTGTGAATGGCTCGGCATGGACAATTATCTTGCTGACAGAAAACTTCTTGAAGGAGCTTTGGTGTGAATTTCAGTTTCATGCTTCTTTGTTCAATGCACTGACCACACCACACAAATGCAACACAGTTATACCAATGAGGCCACGGAATAACCCACTGTCAAAGGAGAGAATTCCTTTCATTCTCCAGACAATTAATGCACTGCACGAAGAGAGCCCTGGATTTTCAGAACAAGTAAAGCAAACTTTCCAGGAGTCTAGATACAGACAACAGCAAGCAGTATGGAGGAatgaaaaaaagaaggaagagcCATGA